A window of the Verminephrobacter eiseniae EF01-2 genome harbors these coding sequences:
- a CDS encoding NAD(P)H-dependent flavin oxidoreductase — protein MHLTTNGVLFQWCGGLAWTRREYGLALQAAETGRIGCGFITWKLDEDASALDWLLDLAPAQRPRAVLLSFGDPGPYAARIRRSGAALICQVQRLEPLPQAVQAGAQVIVAQGAEAGGHGMNALDGRATMTLVPEFADWLAAHAPETLLLAAGGIGDGRGLAAALMLGADGALLGSRLWATAESLAAQGAKELALQTDGDGTARSPVFDILRRKDWPAPYDFRAIRNALHRHWEAQIDALRAAPDAARAVYEAGVQAGDYGAAHATVGEVVGLVHDLPGAAGLITRIDRQARALLR, from the coding sequence TTGCATTTAACCACAAACGGGGTGTTGTTTCAATGGTGCGGTGGACTAGCCTGGACCCGGCGCGAATACGGGTTGGCGCTGCAAGCGGCAGAAACGGGCCGTATCGGCTGCGGCTTCATCACATGGAAACTCGACGAGGACGCCTCGGCGCTGGACTGGCTGCTCGACTTGGCGCCCGCGCAACGCCCCCGGGCCGTGCTGCTGTCGTTTGGCGATCCGGGCCCCTATGCAGCGCGCATACGGCGCAGCGGCGCCGCGCTGATCTGCCAGGTGCAGCGCCTGGAGCCATTGCCCCAGGCCGTGCAAGCGGGCGCGCAGGTGATCGTGGCCCAGGGCGCCGAGGCCGGAGGCCACGGCATGAACGCGCTCGATGGCCGGGCCACGATGACCTTGGTGCCGGAGTTCGCCGACTGGCTCGCCGCCCATGCGCCCGAGACGCTGCTGCTGGCCGCAGGCGGCATTGGCGATGGGCGCGGCCTGGCGGCGGCCCTGATGCTGGGCGCCGATGGCGCGCTGCTCGGCTCGCGCCTGTGGGCCACGGCCGAGAGCCTGGCGGCGCAGGGCGCCAAGGAACTGGCGCTGCAAACCGACGGTGACGGCACGGCCCGCAGCCCGGTGTTTGACATCCTGCGGCGCAAGGACTGGCCTGCGCCTTATGACTTTCGCGCGATTCGCAACGCGCTGCACAGGCACTGGGAGGCGCAGATCGACGCGCTGCGCGCCGCGCCCGATGCGGCGCGGGCGGTGTACGAGGCCGGCGTGCAGGCCGGCGACTACGGCGCAGCGCATGCCACCGTGGGCGAGGTCGTGGGTCTGGTGCATGACCTGCCAGGCGCTGCCGGGCTGATTACGCGCATCGACCGGCAGGCGCGCGCGCTGCTGCGTTGA
- a CDS encoding DUF5615 family PIN-like protein, translated as MNLSPRWVDVLADAGIEATHWSAVGAFNAQDSEIMAYASANNCVGLTHDLDFGAILAATHGEKPSVVQIRAEDVSPDAIGKQIVIALRQMASELEEGALLTVDPNRTRLRLLPLQPRG; from the coding sequence ATGAACCTGTCGCCCCGTTGGGTCGATGTGCTGGCCGATGCAGGAATCGAGGCGACACACTGGTCCGCGGTCGGAGCTTTCAACGCCCAGGACTCAGAAATCATGGCCTATGCCAGTGCGAACAACTGCGTGGGGCTCACGCACGATCTGGATTTCGGCGCGATCCTCGCTGCCACCCACGGTGAAAAGCCGAGCGTGGTGCAGATTCGCGCGGAGGATGTCAGTCCGGACGCGATCGGCAAGCAAATCGTCATTGCCCTGCGACAAATGGCTTCCGAACTTGAAGAAGGTGCGTTGCTCACGGTCGATCCGAACCGCACGCGCTTGCGCCTGCTGCCATTGCAACCGAGGGGATGA
- a CDS encoding IS630 family transposase (programmed frameshift): protein MQAYSQDLRDRVLKAIEQGDRPTDITKRFEVSRVWVYQVKTRLEEGIRHSFQIGGHRKSCLAPVEPMLREWIKDRADLTLREMCERLAEHRITIKAPALWHQLNKWGLSLKKTLHASEQERKDVQADRVAWKESQPALDATKLVFLDETGTSTNMTRTRGRSPKGQRCIASVPHGHRKITTFIAGLRVNAVTAPMVLNGPMDGEAFPAYIQQFLCPTLHPGDIVIADNLSSHKVSGVREAIEGVGATLRYLPPYSPDLNPIEKFFSKLKALLRKAEQRTVDGLWNTIGHLLDCFTPQKLSNYFSFSGYVST from the exons ATGCAAGCGTATTCGCAGGATTTGCGAGATAGGGTGCTGAAGGCGATAGAACAAGGAGATCGTCCTACCGATATTACCAAGCGTTTTGAAGTCAGTCGAGTATGGGTGTACCAAGTCAAGACGCGTCTTGAAGAAGGTATTCGACATAGTTTCCAGATTGGCGGGCATCGGAAATCTTGCCTTGCTCCAGTGGAGCCTATGTTGCGGGAATGGATTAAAGACAGAGCGGATTTGACACTGCGCGAGATGTGCGAACGGCTGGCTGAACATCGGATAACGATCAAAGCCCCAGCCCTATGGCACCAACTGAATAAATGGGGTTTGAGC TTAAAAAAAACTCTGCACGCCAGCGAGCAAGAGCGTAAGGATGTGCAAGCGGATCGGGTTGCATGGAAGGAAAGCCAGCCAGCACTTGACGCAACAAAGCTTGTGTTCCTTGATGAGACGGGCACATCCACCAACATGACCCGCACACGAGGCCGTTCGCCGAAGGGACAGCGTTGCATAGCCAGTGTTCCACATGGTCACCGGAAAATCACCACCTTCATTGCCGGCTTGCGGGTGAACGCCGTGACCGCCCCAATGGTCTTGAATGGCCCTATGGATGGCGAAGCATTCCCGGCCTATATACAGCAATTTCTGTGTCCTACGCTGCACCCTGGTGATATCGTGATCGCTGATAATTTGTCCAGCCATAAAGTCTCTGGTGTGCGTGAGGCCATTGAGGGGGTTGGTGCAACATTGCGTTATCTTCCGCCTTACTCACCAGATTTGAACCCTATCGAAAAATTCTTTTCCAAACTGAAAGCCCTGCTCAGGAAAGCTGAACAGCGTACTGTCGATGGACTTTGGAATACCATCGGGCACCTGCTTGATTGTTTTACACCACAGAAATTATCCAACTACTTTTCATTTTCTGGATATGTTTCTACTTAA
- a CDS encoding DUF262 domain-containing protein, with protein MSIKYDSKREPLAEIIKKATINATYVIPDLQRPYVWSPRQVTMLVDSLFRGWPFGSLLLWEVKPDCFEANEGIPHRPFWQVVDRTGNDNGSQNSALGQPATYQMVLDGQQRVQSLILALGGDQWGFQLLDSEWALDLQDRRVKPSNHWSKASMCIDLQKFTGELKAKNDIVRKIEAGKILEWAILDSVTGQSVESRPANYVYPLETAKGNPGRFIRLSRFWDLVQKDLSEREYKKLLEPMLKEHGVSDAGRLDLLDSLAEFMKVVENVKINSFVPALQIESFELTPQWSKDDYSDAIVNIFTRLDTAGRTLTREEITLAWLKVGWLPEKADNKTAGQCLEELRTALGDRGFRIETDEIVRLISFVWAVECRGGTLLDSKDLLKGEIVRSMAASVAATWTKLKPRVESCADLIKERDLLENQGSFNAIIVYLTWYRLAFDRFDAVAGSVSVIERDSLEKQLNLRAAQFLDRWVFGSQWANVWGDGAVLNFQNFATELNTIFGKLKTAQASGLIAAVDDGINQMMARVSTKAVEQINNVLVRYRHRVHAYHPFLWVWHRLEDDRWKNSSIQMRTGCKQTRLEVDHTVADAWWARLVEQQIKAKLATFVGTDEEKTLIAPDDFESRDDAIAFINLLGNCSLLDKSFNISKSDESMRHFLQQVHEFKDGKVQMTDWEAALALTPTLTLPDGSTFADIKMTIRTRDALIRKDLIEFIGGQKHRVD; from the coding sequence ATGAGCATCAAGTACGACTCCAAACGTGAGCCGCTGGCCGAGATCATCAAGAAGGCCACCATCAATGCGACCTACGTCATCCCGGACCTTCAGCGCCCGTACGTCTGGAGTCCTCGGCAAGTCACCATGCTCGTTGACTCACTGTTCCGAGGCTGGCCGTTTGGTTCATTGCTGCTGTGGGAGGTGAAACCGGATTGCTTTGAAGCCAACGAAGGGATCCCACACCGCCCATTCTGGCAAGTTGTGGATCGCACCGGGAATGACAATGGCTCGCAGAACTCAGCACTCGGGCAACCCGCTACCTACCAAATGGTCTTGGATGGTCAGCAACGCGTCCAGAGTCTGATCCTCGCGTTGGGTGGCGATCAATGGGGTTTCCAGTTGCTGGATTCGGAGTGGGCGCTGGACCTCCAAGATCGCAGAGTAAAGCCAAGCAACCACTGGTCCAAGGCGTCGATGTGCATCGATCTGCAGAAGTTCACTGGCGAGCTGAAAGCAAAGAACGACATCGTTCGCAAGATTGAGGCCGGCAAGATCCTGGAGTGGGCAATTCTCGACTCAGTCACCGGACAGTCCGTCGAGTCGCGTCCCGCCAACTATGTGTACCCCCTGGAAACCGCAAAAGGCAATCCCGGTCGATTCATCCGCCTATCCAGATTTTGGGACCTGGTTCAGAAGGATCTTTCCGAGCGTGAGTACAAGAAGCTCTTGGAGCCAATGCTCAAGGAGCACGGGGTGAGTGACGCCGGTCGCCTTGATCTCTTGGACTCACTGGCGGAGTTCATGAAGGTGGTCGAAAACGTCAAGATCAACAGCTTTGTTCCCGCGCTTCAGATCGAGTCCTTCGAGTTGACACCGCAATGGAGCAAGGACGACTACAGCGACGCGATCGTCAACATCTTCACGCGACTGGACACGGCAGGCCGCACGTTGACCCGCGAGGAAATTACCCTGGCTTGGCTTAAAGTGGGATGGTTGCCGGAGAAGGCCGACAACAAGACTGCCGGGCAGTGCCTTGAGGAACTGAGAACGGCGCTTGGCGATCGCGGCTTTCGCATCGAGACTGATGAGATCGTTCGTCTCATTTCATTTGTCTGGGCCGTCGAGTGTCGTGGCGGAACTCTTCTCGATTCGAAGGACTTGCTCAAGGGGGAAATCGTTCGATCCATGGCCGCGTCCGTCGCCGCTACTTGGACGAAGTTGAAGCCGCGAGTCGAAAGCTGCGCGGACTTGATCAAGGAGCGGGATCTGCTTGAGAACCAAGGTTCATTCAATGCGATCATCGTTTACCTGACTTGGTATCGTCTTGCGTTCGACCGATTCGATGCTGTTGCCGGCAGCGTTTCTGTGATTGAGAGAGATAGTCTCGAAAAACAACTCAATCTGCGCGCCGCGCAGTTCTTGGACCGTTGGGTGTTCGGATCACAGTGGGCCAATGTGTGGGGTGACGGTGCTGTACTGAACTTCCAGAACTTTGCAACGGAACTGAACACCATTTTCGGCAAGCTTAAGACTGCGCAAGCATCCGGACTCATTGCCGCTGTTGACGACGGCATCAATCAGATGATGGCACGTGTTTCGACGAAGGCCGTCGAGCAGATCAACAACGTGCTTGTTCGATATCGACATCGTGTTCATGCGTACCACCCATTCCTTTGGGTTTGGCATCGCCTGGAGGATGACCGCTGGAAGAACTCTTCCATTCAAATGCGCACGGGTTGCAAACAAACCAGGCTCGAAGTCGACCACACGGTGGCCGACGCTTGGTGGGCGCGCTTGGTTGAACAGCAAATCAAGGCGAAGCTGGCCACTTTCGTTGGCACTGATGAGGAAAAGACACTGATTGCCCCGGACGACTTCGAGTCGCGTGACGACGCGATTGCGTTCATCAACCTGCTGGGCAATTGTTCCCTGTTGGACAAGTCGTTCAACATTTCCAAGAGCGATGAATCAATGCGCCACTTCCTGCAACAGGTCCACGAGTTCAAGGATGGCAAGGTGCAGATGACCGACTGGGAGGCTGCTCTCGCGCTCACCCCCACATTGACCTTGCCTGACGGATCGACCTTTGCGGACATCAAAATGACCATCCGTACACGCGATGCCTTGATTCGGAAGGACTTGATCGAGTTCATTGGAGGGCAGAAGCACCGGGTGGACTAG
- a CDS encoding DUF433 domain-containing protein, translated as MDQLNRITQQPEVMGGKACIRGMRVTVGMVVGQIGAGRSADEILTDFPYLERDDIMQALRYAAWRADEREVMLATASSCWLI; from the coding sequence ATGGATCAACTCAATCGCATCACCCAACAGCCCGAGGTCATGGGTGGCAAGGCGTGCATCCGCGGAATGCGCGTCACGGTCGGCATGGTCGTGGGCCAGATCGGCGCAGGTCGCAGCGCCGACGAAATCCTGACCGACTTCCCCTACCTGGAGCGCGACGACATCATGCAGGCGCTTCGCTACGCGGCATGGCGCGCCGATGAACGCGAGGTCATGCTGGCCACAGCATCAAGCTGTTGGTTGATATGA
- a CDS encoding IS630 family transposase: MQRMGKMNLTDAERDKLLTATRSRTARVADVRRAKLILMLEEGQSRDTIMQRLECDSRFISRWSSRFLSERLAGMYARHPGRAPKQPPAKLEARVLNYTLRRKPSDGSTHWSSYKLSAELGDVSVSAVQRIWRKHNVRAQRLDRHMVSNDPDFETKAADVIGLYLNPPAHAVVFCVDEKTAIQALDRKDRMLPLSPGRAESHGFEYKRNGTLSLFAALNTATGQVLGKTAARHTSEQFVAFLTDIVASQCQRQEIHVICDNVSSHKSQRVRDFLVRHGNVRMHFTPTYSSWLNQVENWFSRIERDVITRGVFTSVKDLGRKLMRYIREHNKNPKPIKWKYDDP, translated from the coding sequence ATGCAACGCATGGGAAAAATGAATCTGACCGACGCCGAGCGAGACAAATTGCTGACTGCCACGCGTAGCCGCACGGCGCGCGTGGCGGACGTGCGCAGGGCCAAGCTGATCCTCATGCTCGAAGAGGGTCAGTCGCGCGACACCATCATGCAAAGGCTCGAATGCGACTCGCGTTTCATCTCCCGCTGGTCCAGCCGCTTTCTCAGCGAGCGCCTGGCGGGCATGTACGCCCGGCATCCGGGACGCGCGCCCAAGCAGCCACCGGCCAAACTGGAGGCGCGGGTGCTCAACTACACGCTCAGGCGCAAGCCGAGCGATGGCTCCACGCACTGGAGCAGCTACAAGCTGTCGGCTGAACTTGGCGACGTATCCGTTTCTGCGGTTCAGCGCATCTGGCGCAAGCACAACGTGCGAGCGCAAAGACTGGATCGACACATGGTGTCCAACGACCCGGACTTCGAGACCAAGGCGGCCGATGTGATCGGGCTGTACCTCAATCCACCGGCGCACGCCGTGGTGTTCTGCGTCGATGAGAAGACCGCCATCCAGGCACTCGATCGCAAGGACCGGATGCTTCCGTTGTCGCCAGGGCGTGCCGAGAGCCACGGATTCGAGTACAAGAGAAACGGCACACTGAGCTTGTTCGCGGCGCTGAACACCGCCACCGGCCAGGTGCTGGGCAAGACCGCGGCGCGCCACACCAGCGAGCAATTCGTCGCCTTCCTTACCGACATCGTCGCCAGCCAGTGCCAGCGGCAGGAGATCCATGTCATCTGCGACAACGTCAGCAGCCACAAGAGCCAGCGCGTGCGGGACTTCCTTGTACGGCACGGCAACGTGCGCATGCACTTCACACCCACGTACTCGTCGTGGCTGAACCAGGTGGAGAACTGGTTCTCGCGCATTGAGCGTGATGTCATAACCCGCGGCGTATTTACCTCGGTGAAGGACTTGGGGCGAAAGCTGATGCGCTACATCCGCGAACACAACAAGAATCCCAAGCCCATCAAGTGGAAGTACGACGATCCATGA